A part of Vigna radiata var. radiata cultivar VC1973A chromosome 11, Vradiata_ver6, whole genome shotgun sequence genomic DNA contains:
- the LOC106778013 gene encoding E3 ubiquitin-protein ligase RDUF2-like, which yields MASGTEVPENSVFERLDRNRDITLFLPFLFGLSETAPGRDGDDPRHENGNTEGPQRQRIILVNPFTQGMVVIDADSRLEALFRELGSGKGGRPPASKESIEAMPSVEVGEGEDLECVVCLEEFEVGVVAKEMPCKHKFHGDCIEKWLGLHGSCPVCRYEMPVEKNCVMKSEEEGGERRRDGGDEVWVSFSYNRIRRGQDHDQAASSNDDSRSSPGDDAVEN from the coding sequence ATGGCTTCAGGGACTGAGGTGCCGGAGAATTCTGTTTTCGAGAGGTTGGACCGAAACAGAGACATAACTCTgtttcttccctttctctttgGCCTCTCGGAGACCGCCCCAGGAAGAGATGGCGACGACCCACGTCACGAAAACGGGAACACTGAAGGCCCCCAGCGTCAAAGAATCATCTTGGTGAACCCCTTCACTCAGGGCATGGTGGTCATCGACGCCGACTCGCGCCTCGAAGCTCTGTTTCGCGAACTCGGCAGCGGAAAAGGTGGTCGACCTCCGGCTTCCAAAGAATCCATTGAGGCCATGCCAAGTGTGGAAGTTGGAGAGGGTGAGGATTTGGAGTGCGTGGTTTGTTTGGAGGAGTTTGAGGTTGGTGTGGTGGCGAAGGAGATGCCGTGTAAGCACAAGTTTCATGGTGATTGTATTGAGAAGTGGTTGGGGCTTCATGGATCTTGCCCTGTGTGTAGGTATGAGATGCCCGTGGAGAAGAATTGCGTGATGAAGAGCGAGGAAGAAGGGGGAGAGAGGAGAAGGGATGGTGGTGATGAAGTTTGGGTTAGTTTTTCTTACAATAGGATTAGGAGAGGCCAGGATCATGATCAAGCTGCTTCTTCAAATGATGATTCTCGATCAAGTCCTGGAGATGATGCTGTAGAGAATTAG
- the LOC106778012 gene encoding (R)-mandelonitrile lyase-like, which yields MICIAHILANKINNFLTSQALAHCNMELPQINQVRRLLIAFVLFLLATLVLSFPFESPGNVRQWHMTSDVKEVAGKSYDYIIVGGGTCGCPLAATLSEKFSVLLVERGGSPYGNPLVIERRNYGIPLLETDKYMSVAQSFISQDGVGNVRGRVLGGSSAINGGFYSRASEDFVCRAGWDKKLVKEAYEWVESKVVFPPFYLSPWQSVAEFSILEAGVLPYNGFSLEHIKGTKISGSVFDEFGKRHTSADLLNAGNPKNLTVLINATVKRILFHHSSYRNETRAKGISFMQSNSTLDESHEAYIKEVQNSSSRGDVILAAGALGSPQLLMLSGIGPKEQLRRFNISLVRDIEGVGKGMQDNPCIAVLVDSKPQNRLPDPPQIAGITDDYKIIVEASILPLSFNSTRVNVAAKIAMPTSKGVLNLNNTDPRLNPSVRFNYLASENDMEECVKMTKLLDRIARSKSIAFFLGESQQEKLTSADVDLRNFCKKNVRTIYHYHGGCTVGSVVDEHYKVYGIKGLRILDGSTFSESPGTNPMATLLMLGRYQGLKILSERNAVSDSNANDSNAKNKTK from the exons atgatttgCATAGCCCACATTTTGGCaaataaaatcaacaacttCCTCACTAGTCAAGCATTAGCTCATTGTAATATGGAACTTCCACAAATTAACCAAGTTCGTAGGCTTCTCATAGCATTTGTGTTGTTTCTTCTTGCAACTTTGGTTCTGTCTTTTCCTTTTGAGTCTCCAG GCAATGTTAGGCAATGGCACATGACTTCTGATGTAAAGGAAGTAGCAGGGAAGTCTTATGACTATATTATAGTGGGTGGAGGCACATGCGGTTGTCCATTAGCTGCTACTCTATCAGAGAAATTCTCTGTGCTGCTTGTAGAAAGGGGTGGTTCACCATATGGGAATCCTTTGGTGATAGAAAGGAGGAACTATGGAATTCCATTACTTGAGACTGACAAATACATGTCAGTGGCACAAAGTTTCATTTCACAGGATGGAGTTGGCAATGTGAGAGGAAGAGTTCTGGGGGGATCATCAGCTATAAATGGGGGCTTTTATAGTAGAGCAAGTGAGGATTTTGTTTGCAGAGCTGGTTGGGACAAGAAGCTGGTCAAAGAAGCTTATGAATGGGTGGAATCAAAGGTTGTCTTTCCTCCTTTTTATCTATCACCATGGCAATCTGTTGCTGAATTCAGCATACTTGAAGCAGGAGTTTTACCATACAATGGCTTCAGCTTGGAACATATCAAGGGAACCAAGATTTCTGGAAGTGTGTTTGATGAATTTGGAAAGAGACACACCTCAGCAGACCTTCTGAATGCAGGGAACCCAAAGAACCTCACAGTTCTCATAAATGCCACTGTCAAGAGAATCCTCTTTCACCACAGTA GTTACAGGAATGAAACGAGAGCTAAGGGTATAAGTTTCATGCAGAGCAATAGCACATTAGATGAATCACATGAAGCCTACATAAAAGAAGTCCAGAATTCCAGTTCAAGGGGTGATGTCATATTGGCAGCAGGTGCCTTGGGTAGTCCCCAACTTCTAATGCTAAGTGGCATAGGGCCAAAAGAACAGCTGAGAAGGTTCAACATTTCGTTAGTACGTGACATTGAAGGGGTTGGGAAAGGAATGCAAGACAACCCTTGTATAGCAGTTTTGGTGGATTCTAAGCCACAGAATAGGCTTCCTGATCCACCCCAAATTGCAGGCATAACAGATGACTACAAAATTATAGTTGAAGCTTCAATACTTCCTCTAAGTTTTAATTCAACAAGGGTTAATGTTGCTGCCAAGATAGCTATGCCTACTTCAAAAGGGGTGCTTAACCTGAACAACACCGACCCCAGGCTGAACCCTTCAGTAAGGTTCAACTATCTAGCTAGTGAAAATGACATGGAAGAATGTGTCAAGATGACAAAACTGCTTGACAGAATTGCAAGGTCAAAGTCTATTGCATTTTTCCTAGGTGAGTCACAGCAAGAAAAACTGACATCTGCTGATGTTGATCTAAGAAACTTCTGCAAGAAAAATGTGAGAACAATCTATCACTATCATGGAGGTTGCACGGTTGGATCAGTGGTTGATGAGCACTACAAGGTGTATGGTATAAAGGGATTGAGAATATTGGATGGGTCGACTTTTTCAGAGTCACCAGGCACAAACCCAATGGCCACCCTTCTCATGCTAGGAAGGTATCAAGGACTAAAGATTCTGAGCGAAAGGAATGCAGTTTCTGACTCAAATGCCAATGACTCAAAtgccaaaaataaaacaaaatga